A single Curtobacterium sp. MCJR17_020 DNA region contains:
- a CDS encoding DUF4279 domain-containing protein: MIKNIQVELNIHGQRGSSEHVTQLLGVRPDEQYEIGDLKGEGPRVFDVSIWNVFSVVHVDEIRADHGQDPWGRVQWVLQLLPENAADLFARLREEGYVVSLSVSLITDHKENAFVVPTEVLRQVGAAGLDLELTPVSTEHMEISYRDVW; encoded by the coding sequence GTGATCAAGAACATCCAGGTGGAGCTGAACATCCATGGCCAGCGGGGCTCTTCGGAGCACGTGACACAACTCCTGGGTGTCAGGCCCGACGAGCAGTACGAGATCGGCGACCTCAAGGGTGAGGGGCCCCGCGTGTTCGACGTATCGATTTGGAACGTGTTCAGCGTCGTTCACGTCGACGAGATCCGCGCCGACCACGGGCAGGACCCTTGGGGGCGTGTGCAGTGGGTCCTGCAGCTGTTGCCAGAGAACGCGGCGGACCTTTTCGCGCGTCTGCGCGAGGAGGGCTACGTGGTCAGCCTGTCGGTGTCCCTCATCACCGACCACAAGGAGAACGCCTTCGTTGTGCCGACGGAGGTTTTGCGCCAGGTGGGAGCCGCTGGGCTCGATCTCGAACTGACACCCGTGTCGACCGAGCACATGGAGATCTCGTACCGCGACGTCTGGTGA
- a CDS encoding alpha-hydroxy acid oxidase, producing the protein MQFKKPSLPGRRQRLESALTIWDLRDIAARRTPKAAFDYTEGAAEAEISLARARQAFEDIEFTPAILRDVSKVDTSRSVLGAPVAYPFGIAPTGFTRMMQTEGERAGARAAGRAGIPFSLSTMGTTAIEDVRDANPNGRNWFQLYMWKDREKSMALVSRAEKAGFDTLLVTVDVPVAGARLRDKRNGFSIPPQLSARTVLNAIPRPWWWFDFLTTEPLAFASLDRWSGTVGELLDHMFDPTVTYEDLAWIRDQWKGKVVVKGVQSLADARRLAEMGVDGITLSNHGGRQLDRASVPFHLLPSVVKEVGMDTEVHLDTGIMSGADIVAAVALGAKFTMVGRAYLYGLMAGGEAGVDRMIQILSEQIERTMRLLGVTSLDELEPGHVTQLQRLQPVPRG; encoded by the coding sequence ATGCAGTTCAAGAAGCCCTCACTGCCGGGTCGGCGACAGCGGCTCGAGTCGGCACTGACGATCTGGGACCTGCGCGACATCGCCGCTCGGCGCACGCCGAAGGCCGCGTTCGACTACACCGAGGGCGCCGCTGAGGCCGAGATCTCCCTCGCCCGTGCCCGCCAGGCGTTCGAGGACATCGAGTTCACCCCCGCGATCCTGCGCGACGTCTCGAAGGTCGACACGTCCCGATCGGTGCTCGGTGCGCCCGTCGCGTACCCGTTCGGCATCGCCCCCACCGGCTTCACGCGCATGATGCAGACCGAGGGCGAACGTGCCGGTGCCCGGGCAGCCGGACGCGCTGGCATCCCGTTCTCGCTCTCCACCATGGGCACCACCGCGATCGAGGACGTCCGTGACGCCAACCCGAACGGCCGCAACTGGTTCCAGCTGTACATGTGGAAGGACCGCGAGAAGTCGATGGCGCTCGTCTCCCGCGCCGAGAAGGCCGGGTTCGACACACTGCTCGTCACCGTGGACGTGCCCGTCGCCGGTGCGCGCCTGCGGGACAAGCGGAACGGGTTCTCGATCCCGCCGCAGCTGAGCGCCCGGACCGTGCTGAACGCCATCCCGCGACCGTGGTGGTGGTTCGACTTCCTGACCACCGAGCCGCTGGCGTTCGCGTCGCTCGACCGATGGTCCGGCACCGTCGGGGAGCTCCTCGACCACATGTTCGACCCGACCGTCACCTACGAGGACCTCGCCTGGATCCGCGACCAGTGGAAGGGCAAGGTCGTCGTCAAGGGCGTGCAGTCCCTGGCGGACGCGCGCCGTCTGGCGGAGATGGGTGTCGACGGGATCACGCTGTCGAACCACGGCGGGCGCCAGCTCGACCGCGCCTCCGTGCCGTTCCACCTGCTGCCCTCCGTGGTCAAGGAGGTCGGCATGGACACCGAGGTGCACCTCGACACCGGCATCATGTCCGGCGCGGACATCGTCGCCGCCGTGGCGCTCGGTGCGAAGTTCACCATGGTCGGCCGGGCCTACCTGTACGGGCTGATGGCGGGCGGCGAGGCCGGCGTCGACCGGATGATCCAGATCCTGTCGGAGCAGATCGAGCGCACGATGCGGCTGCTCGGGGTCACGTCGCTCGACGAGCTCGAGCCCGGGCACGTGACGCAGCTGCAGCGGTTGCAGCCGGTGCCGCGCGGCTGA
- a CDS encoding glycoside hydrolase family 16 protein — translation MSRRRAILAAATAGCLALGVPTASAASADSWWGWGGHRHGQHAPVTPTPTPSDTATPAPSDDDESDTTPTATPAPTAEAAPIEDTTPTAEPEAAAPTDDAEAAEPEAEDAAEPQDEVADTSAAPAASFVEDFTTDAVTGLVSRLYPQSWQPYPDGTSGIYAPSKTVSVHDGVMDVALGTGAGAAGTFGSSAGAWDHVGGSFSVRAKATGGDGNGAAFMLWPTSGTWSDGEIDFPEGNFEDSPSAFHHSMTPGKEADRVQIGTGVSWRDWHTYTVDWVPGESVTYSVDGKVLDTITHDVPTTPHRFMFQVGNWGDQGNLLIDWVSTTE, via the coding sequence ATGAGCCGCCGTCGCGCGATCCTGGCGGCAGCGACCGCCGGTTGCCTGGCACTCGGAGTCCCCACCGCCTCCGCCGCCTCCGCTGACAGCTGGTGGGGTTGGGGCGGACACCGCCACGGGCAGCACGCCCCGGTGACCCCCACTCCCACCCCCTCGGACACTGCGACCCCGGCCCCGTCGGACGACGACGAGTCGGACACGACGCCGACGGCGACGCCCGCGCCGACCGCCGAGGCCGCGCCGATCGAGGACACCACCCCGACCGCAGAACCCGAGGCGGCTGCCCCCACCGACGACGCCGAAGCCGCGGAGCCGGAAGCCGAGGACGCAGCCGAACCGCAGGACGAGGTCGCCGACACCTCCGCCGCGCCGGCCGCCTCGTTCGTCGAGGACTTCACCACCGACGCCGTCACCGGCCTCGTCTCGCGGCTCTACCCGCAGTCGTGGCAGCCCTACCCCGACGGCACCTCCGGCATCTACGCGCCGAGCAAGACCGTCTCGGTGCACGACGGCGTGATGGACGTCGCCCTCGGCACCGGAGCGGGGGCGGCCGGCACGTTCGGCTCCTCCGCCGGAGCCTGGGACCACGTCGGCGGCTCGTTCTCCGTCCGCGCCAAGGCGACCGGTGGCGACGGCAACGGCGCGGCGTTCATGCTGTGGCCGACGTCGGGCACCTGGTCCGACGGCGAGATCGACTTCCCCGAGGGCAACTTCGAGGACAGCCCCTCGGCCTTCCACCACTCGATGACCCCGGGCAAGGAAGCCGACCGCGTGCAGATCGGTACCGGCGTCTCGTGGCGCGACTGGCACACCTACACGGTGGACTGGGTGCCCGGAGAGTCGGTCACCTACAGCGTCGACGGCAAGGTCCTCGACACGATCACCCACGACGTGCCGACGACCCCGCACCGCTTCATGTTCCAGGTCGGCAACTGGGGCGACCAGGGCAACCTGCTCATCGACTGGGTCTCCACCACGGAGTGA
- a CDS encoding Mu transposase C-terminal domain-containing protein, whose protein sequence is MDAEARWRILRLHVEDQIPLTALAGESGVPLRTLAGWLARYRKAGAAGLDTSRRSDSGQRHTPPELIRLVEGLALSRPRPSVATLHRLVAERAASAGTTAPSYSTVRRIIRSLDPAMITLALDGPTSYRDKHELVLRRRANRPNHVWQADHTMLDILIKGADDKPDRPWLTVILDDYSRAICGYMVFSGAPSAMNTALALRQAIWPKPDPAWAMCGVPDVLHVDHGSDFISHHLEHATRDLHVRIIHSTVGRPQGRGKVERFFGTINTELLPTLPGHLTAGAESVPALRLPELDQAIRTFIGSYNARAHRELKTSPHDAWIGDGWLPRLPDSLEALDGLLLTVPTSRIVQRDGVHFLGQRYLAPTLASFVGHPVTVRYDPRDVSEIRVFDHDTFICVAVDEDHPNLRPSLHDIDTARRARRRQLRAGINERIPRALPAREPEQPNSSTPRLKPKLRTYEEDLP, encoded by the coding sequence ATGGACGCGGAAGCGCGGTGGCGGATCCTTCGACTACATGTCGAGGACCAGATCCCGCTAACTGCCCTCGCGGGGGAGAGCGGTGTCCCTCTCCGGACCCTTGCGGGTTGGCTGGCCCGCTACCGGAAAGCCGGAGCCGCCGGACTCGACACCTCCCGTCGCTCTGACAGCGGACAACGGCACACGCCTCCCGAACTGATCCGACTCGTCGAGGGGTTAGCGCTGTCGCGGCCGCGACCATCCGTCGCGACGCTGCATCGGCTCGTGGCCGAACGTGCAGCCAGCGCGGGAACGACCGCACCGTCGTACTCAACGGTGCGACGAATCATCCGAAGTCTCGACCCCGCGATGATCACGCTCGCCCTCGACGGGCCGACGTCGTACCGCGATAAACACGAACTGGTACTTCGGCGCCGGGCGAACCGTCCAAACCACGTTTGGCAAGCGGACCACACCATGCTCGACATCCTCATCAAAGGTGCCGATGACAAGCCCGACCGGCCGTGGCTCACTGTCATCCTCGATGACTACTCGCGTGCCATCTGCGGGTACATGGTCTTCTCCGGCGCGCCGTCGGCGATGAACACCGCGCTCGCGCTCCGGCAAGCGATCTGGCCCAAGCCTGATCCGGCCTGGGCGATGTGCGGCGTCCCCGACGTGCTGCACGTCGACCACGGCAGCGACTTCATCAGCCACCACCTCGAGCACGCCACCCGTGACCTGCACGTCCGGATCATCCACTCCACAGTCGGCCGCCCGCAGGGCCGAGGGAAAGTCGAACGCTTCTTCGGCACCATCAACACGGAACTGCTCCCCACCCTGCCCGGACATCTCACGGCCGGCGCCGAGTCGGTCCCGGCGCTGCGGCTACCGGAACTCGACCAGGCCATCCGAACATTCATCGGCAGCTACAACGCCCGCGCTCACCGTGAGCTCAAGACCAGCCCACACGACGCGTGGATCGGTGACGGCTGGTTACCCCGTTTACCGGACTCGCTCGAAGCCCTCGACGGTCTGCTTCTCACCGTGCCGACCAGCCGGATCGTGCAACGCGACGGCGTGCACTTCCTCGGCCAGCGCTACCTCGCACCCACGCTCGCCAGCTTCGTCGGCCACCCCGTCACCGTGCGCTACGACCCCCGCGACGTCTCCGAGATCCGCGTCTTCGACCACGACACGTTCATCTGCGTCGCCGTCGACGAGGATCACCCCAACCTGCGCCCCTCCCTGCACGACATCGACACCGCGCGCAGAGCACGACGCCGACAACTCCGCGCCGGCATCAACGAGCGCATCCCGCGTGCCCTACCCGCGCGTGAACCCGAACAACCCAACTCATCCACACCACGACTGAAACCGAAGCTCCGGACCTACGAAGAGGACCTCCCATGA
- a CDS encoding AAA family ATPase, whose amino-acid sequence MTGKFIITKEHRRFTEFANVVRKEHTIGICYGDAGVGKTMSGRRYANWDTIEPHLGGHFGPRNINDKVVSAAGRARSVFYTPPVTTGTRNLTSELKRLDDDIDLLITQHLDDWKTLKPTSPSRVELIIIDESERLSATALEMLRDLHDRTRVAVVLIGMPGLDQRFRHYPQLFSRLGFAHNYQPLTTEELMFVLDRQWKRLGRELDADDFTDHQAVAAIARITRGNFRLLERLFPQIARVLKINELDTITDDVIEAAASTLVTG is encoded by the coding sequence ATGACCGGCAAGTTCATCATCACGAAGGAACACCGCCGCTTCACCGAGTTCGCCAACGTCGTGCGCAAAGAACACACCATCGGGATCTGCTACGGCGACGCCGGCGTCGGCAAGACCATGTCCGGCCGCCGCTACGCGAACTGGGACACTATCGAACCTCACCTTGGCGGGCACTTCGGCCCACGCAACATCAACGACAAGGTCGTCTCCGCAGCAGGCCGGGCCCGGAGCGTGTTCTACACCCCACCCGTCACCACCGGCACCCGCAACCTCACCAGCGAGCTCAAACGCCTCGACGACGACATAGACCTGCTCATCACCCAGCATCTCGACGACTGGAAGACCCTCAAACCGACCAGCCCCAGCCGCGTCGAGCTGATCATCATCGACGAGTCCGAGCGGCTCTCCGCTACCGCGCTAGAGATGCTGCGCGACCTCCACGACCGCACCCGCGTCGCCGTCGTCCTCATCGGCATGCCAGGTCTCGACCAACGCTTCCGTCACTACCCGCAACTCTTCAGCCGGCTCGGCTTCGCGCACAACTACCAGCCCCTCACCACCGAGGAACTCATGTTCGTTCTCGACCGGCAGTGGAAACGCCTCGGACGCGAACTCGACGCAGACGACTTCACCGATCACCAAGCCGTCGCAGCCATCGCCCGCATCACCCGCGGCAACTTCCGTCTCCTTGAGCGTCTCTTCCCACAGATCGCCAGAGTCCTCAAAATCAACGAGCTCGACACCATCACCGACGACGTCATCGAAGCCGCCGCGAGCACCCTCGTCACCGGATGA
- a CDS encoding recombinase family protein has protein sequence MASVGYARVSTREQHAEGQTDVLDAAGCEKVFVDHASGTLATRPALTEALGYLRRGDTLVVTKLDRLGRSVKNLKQIADELHDRGVGLRALSQGIDTTTPGGRLFFHMLAAIAEFEHDLIVERTHDGLAAARARGRSGGPKFKMTANKIRQARAMYDAGGHTVQEIADTFGVSRPTIYRHLQGDAAGATSPM, from the coding sequence ATGGCATCGGTCGGATACGCGCGAGTCTCGACGCGAGAGCAGCATGCCGAGGGGCAAACCGACGTCCTCGACGCCGCCGGCTGCGAGAAGGTGTTCGTCGACCACGCCTCCGGCACGCTCGCGACGAGGCCGGCGCTGACCGAAGCACTCGGCTACCTCCGCCGAGGGGACACGCTCGTGGTGACGAAGCTCGACCGCCTGGGACGGTCGGTGAAGAACCTGAAGCAGATCGCCGACGAGCTCCACGACCGCGGGGTCGGTCTCCGCGCGCTCTCGCAGGGCATCGACACCACCACCCCAGGCGGGCGGTTGTTCTTCCACATGCTCGCTGCGATCGCGGAGTTCGAGCACGACCTCATCGTGGAGCGCACCCACGACGGCCTCGCTGCCGCCCGCGCCCGTGGACGCTCGGGGGGCCCGAAGTTCAAAATGACTGCGAACAAGATTCGGCAAGCCCGAGCGATGTACGACGCCGGCGGCCACACCGTCCAGGAGATCGCCGACACGTTCGGCGTTTCCCGCCCCACGATCTACCGTCATCTGCAGGGCGACGCCGCGGGAGCGACGTCACCGATGTAA